The following are encoded in a window of Syntrophus gentianae genomic DNA:
- a CDS encoding PilZ domain-containing protein — translation MQKVLVNDKGIAWITCDHCKHTSSVDLSESSGVVNVIEYKCSKCEAVYEVTCEFRKTYRKEVSLHGTFIQQQPMEEQAGRIEITDLSKTGIKFRTRVKYDLKPGYILKLTFTLDDRNKTLVDQMAEVKWVNGQTVGGTFIHQDQWTQKKLGFYFMS, via the coding sequence ATGCAAAAGGTCTTGGTAAACGATAAAGGGATAGCATGGATAACATGCGATCATTGTAAGCATACTTCGTCGGTTGATTTAAGCGAATCGAGCGGGGTTGTAAACGTCATTGAGTATAAATGTTCGAAATGTGAAGCTGTGTATGAAGTCACTTGTGAATTCAGAAAGACGTATAGAAAAGAAGTCAGCCTTCATGGGACTTTCATCCAGCAGCAACCTATGGAAGAGCAGGCAGGAAGAATCGAGATAACAGATCTCTCAAAGACCGGAATAAAATTCAGGACCAGGGTAAAATATGATTTAAAACCGGGCTATATTTTAAAACTAACGTTTACCCTGGATGACAGAAATAAAACTTTGGTTGACCAGATGGCAGAGGTGAAATGGGTTAACGGGCAAACAGTGGGAGGCACGTTTATTCATCAGGACCAGTGGACCCAGAAGAAACTCGGATTTTATTTTATGTCTTAG
- a CDS encoding TetR/AcrR family transcriptional regulator, producing the protein MVKQHKKKDLRRKQIIEAAIEVFGNNSFKEASISEIAQRAKIAEGTIYQYFKNKEDLFFSIPAEMIEEFWDELDLHLQGIHDSFNKMSKFVWFYLYHFKMNPAYARSMMLEMRVSKNFSKSKTHDKVVWIYERVLEIIKEGQEEGLIRKDVEGYAIREMLMGMLEARLTRWLLKDEKFDLMENYGEICDLIFNGIKSSAASNWGSSPQSMKLLNIAN; encoded by the coding sequence GTGGTTAAACAACATAAGAAAAAAGATTTAAGGCGAAAGCAAATCATTGAGGCGGCTATTGAAGTATTTGGGAATAACAGTTTCAAAGAGGCCTCAATCTCTGAAATCGCACAAAGGGCAAAAATAGCTGAGGGGACGATTTATCAGTATTTTAAAAACAAAGAAGACCTCTTCTTTTCAATTCCGGCAGAAATGATAGAAGAATTTTGGGATGAGCTGGACCTCCATCTCCAGGGAATTCATGATTCTTTCAATAAAATGAGCAAATTTGTCTGGTTCTACCTATATCATTTCAAAATGAACCCGGCTTATGCCCGAAGTATGATGCTTGAAATGCGCGTAAGTAAAAATTTTTCCAAATCAAAAACCCATGACAAGGTAGTGTGGATCTACGAAAGAGTTTTAGAAATTATCAAAGAGGGCCAGGAGGAAGGGCTCATCCGCAAGGATGTTGAGGGATATGCCATCAGGGAGATGTTAATGGGAATGCTGGAAGCCAGGCTCACCAGATGGCTGCTCAAAGATGAAAAATTCGATCTTATGGAAAATTATGGGGAAATATGTGACTTGATTTTCAACGGGATCAAGTCTTCCGCTGCAAGCAATTGGGGAAGTTCACCTCAAAGCATGAAACTCCTCAATATTGCTAACTGA